From the Elstera cyanobacteriorum genome, one window contains:
- a CDS encoding glycosyl transferase family protein → MSVHDTHAFAPYVRTLGRGPGKSRSLTREEARDALGQILRGEALPEQVGAFLMLLRYRGEDPDEVAGLVEAARAEGPGWDIGRVDLDWPSYADGRTRGAAHFLTAARIIARSGVRVVLHGLPGGPGREAIAEGLAATAIPITETEADTRAALDHANIAFVPIPVLAPGLARLLALRGVLGLRSPMNTVARLLNPFDAAAGVDGVFHPPYLKLHLGAAERLGRARLAVLKGGGGEAERRPEKATPVFLWAEGRVTEVAFPALCSADAEEAVQASATVQATVALALLALGKAETADEADAQAQILMR, encoded by the coding sequence ATGAGCGTTCACGATACCCATGCTTTTGCTCCCTATGTCCGCACGCTGGGGCGCGGCCCCGGTAAATCCCGCTCGCTGACGCGGGAGGAGGCGCGCGACGCCCTCGGTCAAATTCTGCGCGGCGAGGCGCTGCCGGAACAGGTTGGCGCCTTCCTCATGCTGCTGCGCTATCGCGGCGAAGACCCGGACGAGGTGGCGGGGCTGGTGGAGGCGGCGCGGGCCGAAGGGCCGGGCTGGGACATTGGCCGCGTCGATCTCGACTGGCCGTCCTATGCCGATGGGCGCACGCGCGGCGCGGCGCATTTTCTGACGGCCGCGCGCATTATTGCCCGCAGCGGCGTGCGGGTGGTGCTGCATGGGTTACCCGGCGGGCCGGGGCGGGAGGCGATTGCCGAGGGGCTGGCCGCGACGGCGATTCCGATCACCGAAACCGAGGCGGATACGCGGGCGGCCCTCGACCACGCGAACATCGCCTTCGTGCCGATACCTGTGCTGGCCCCCGGTCTTGCCCGGCTGCTGGCGCTACGCGGCGTGCTCGGGCTGCGCTCGCCAATGAATACAGTGGCGCGCCTGCTGAACCCGTTCGACGCGGCGGCGGGGGTCGATGGGGTCTTTCATCCGCCCTATCTGAAGCTGCATCTCGGCGCGGCGGAGCGCTTGGGCCGGGCGCGGTTGGCGGTGCTGAAGGGCGGCGGCGGCGAGGCGGAACGGCGCCCGGAAAAAGCGACGCCCGTCTTCCTCTGGGCCGAGGGGCGGGTGACGGAGGTAGCGTTTCCCGCGCTCTGTTCGGCGGATGCGGAAGAAGCGGTACAGGCGTCGGCCACGGTGCAGGCAACGGTCGCCCTAGCGCTGCTGGCGCTCGGCAAAGCGGAGACGGCGGACGAGGCCGATGCGCAGGCTCAGATCTTAATGCGATAG
- a CDS encoding methyltransferase domain-containing protein gives MAWFGKKSPPPSRAPLQHAPPTLNLSLTDVGPVGATDNILLLTERADPLPPEPRAAAPAAKAAPAAKATPSPLKAVAADSYWTQTRIDAAEFLWGEDNLTPGDGPIAASALADLPINVSSQVLIPSAGLGGLTRVLAKHYGCWPTSLTPSQALAALAQQRSDAQELSQKAAVTAYDAATAAFKANSFDIVAAHELLTPVANKARLLQQIVRAAKRNGHVVVTEIVLTELGVASLAGSSRRAAEAGEALQAWLKLVTPAPQLWSHDQMMESFFSLNVDAAPEKISAAYSERIASIWGDLSEKLNSGAIPRPLLPTVAADSERWAAFRTALDTDAIAAMRYRIKI, from the coding sequence ATGGCTTGGTTCGGAAAAAAATCACCGCCGCCCTCTCGCGCGCCCCTACAGCACGCACCGCCGACATTGAATCTGTCGTTAACCGATGTCGGGCCGGTCGGGGCAACTGACAATATCTTACTTCTGACCGAACGGGCCGACCCGTTGCCGCCCGAACCGCGCGCCGCTGCCCCAGCCGCGAAGGCCGCGCCTGCCGCAAAAGCCACCCCGTCGCCGCTGAAGGCGGTCGCCGCCGACAGCTATTGGACGCAGACCCGCATCGATGCCGCAGAGTTTCTATGGGGTGAAGATAATCTGACACCCGGCGATGGGCCGATTGCCGCCAGCGCGCTCGCCGATCTGCCGATCAATGTCTCTTCCCAGGTGCTCATCCCCTCCGCCGGGCTCGGCGGGCTAACGCGCGTGCTGGCGAAACATTACGGCTGCTGGCCAACCTCCCTGACCCCCTCTCAGGCCCTCGCCGCGCTGGCTCAGCAGCGGTCGGACGCGCAGGAACTGTCGCAAAAGGCCGCGGTGACGGCCTATGACGCGGCCACCGCCGCTTTCAAGGCCAATAGTTTCGATATCGTCGCCGCGCACGAACTGCTGACCCCGGTCGCCAATAAGGCCCGGCTGCTGCAACAGATCGTCCGCGCCGCCAAGCGCAACGGCCATGTCGTCGTCACCGAAATCGTGCTGACCGAATTGGGCGTCGCCAGCCTTGCGGGATCGAGCCGGAGGGCCGCCGAAGCGGGGGAAGCCTTGCAAGCCTGGCTGAAGCTGGTCACCCCCGCCCCGCAACTGTGGTCGCATGATCAGATGATGGAGAGTTTCTTCTCTCTCAACGTTGATGCTGCACCGGAAAAGATCAGCGCAGCTTACAGCGAGCGGATTGCCAGTATCTGGGGCGATCTGTCGGAAAAGCTGAATTCCGGCGCTATTCCGCGCCCCCTACTGCCGACCGTCGCCGCCGACTCGGAACGCTGGGCCGCGTTCCGCACCGCGCTGGATACGGATGCGATTGCCGCGATGCGCTATCGCATTAAGATCTGA
- a CDS encoding methyl-accepting chemotaxis protein produces the protein MITALRQKLSMKLGAAFGVVALITLVTGGFILQSLTALVDSSLRGKAAYESMDAIASMRDGMLNSEAGVYAFVLLSTPESLVPFERGQEQYKAAYAKALALIVENPTQRSKLTEVHGLAETWSREFGIKVVDAIKDPAGLAIAMELVTSGKGKELFDRFRVAVADLEAAERVHLAARSDEFTATTNVAEGVTIAAIFTAVIAAVFLSIFANRVITAPVMRMTGAMGALSRKEYDVTIPGADRGDEIGKMAQALVLFRSSMQQADQLTAEQAVARAGEEARRAKLDGLTDNFLRSIDRIVQGLGTASSQVRSNAQALADTARLTNAQAAAVVVATDEATNNVQTVASAAEELSASIIEVARRTETASGVVRKAVDEAEETNSVIKELATAADRIGEIVDLIQSIAGQTNLLALNATIEAARAGDAGKGFAVVASEVKSLANQTAKATDDIQAQIAMVQDETRRAVAAINRIGATIRSIDDITATVAAAVEQQGAATREIARNVTEAASGTEQVSRNINGVSQAARETGHAAQEMLSASGNLADQAAALKTHVDHYVAQAAAA, from the coding sequence ATGATTACGGCATTGCGGCAGAAGCTTTCGATGAAGCTGGGGGCGGCCTTTGGCGTTGTGGCGCTGATTACGCTGGTAACGGGCGGGTTTATTCTTCAGTCGCTGACGGCGCTGGTTGATAGCTCGTTACGGGGGAAAGCCGCTTACGAATCGATGGATGCTATTGCCTCAATGCGGGATGGGATGCTGAATAGCGAGGCGGGTGTTTATGCCTTTGTGCTGCTAAGTACGCCGGAATCGCTCGTCCCGTTCGAGCGAGGGCAGGAGCAGTATAAGGCCGCCTACGCTAAGGCTCTGGCTTTAATCGTGGAAAACCCAACCCAACGCAGCAAGCTAACCGAAGTGCATGGTCTTGCCGAAACCTGGAGCCGGGAATTCGGGATCAAGGTGGTCGATGCGATCAAGGATCCAGCGGGACTAGCGATTGCTATGGAACTTGTGACCTCGGGCAAGGGGAAGGAGTTGTTTGATCGGTTCCGGGTGGCGGTGGCCGATCTGGAGGCCGCAGAACGGGTGCATCTGGCCGCGCGATCAGATGAGTTTACAGCGACGACAAATGTGGCAGAAGGCGTTACCATTGCCGCAATTTTCACCGCCGTCATTGCCGCTGTCTTCCTGTCGATCTTCGCCAATCGGGTGATTACTGCCCCGGTGATGCGCATGACGGGGGCCATGGGCGCTCTCAGCCGGAAGGAGTATGATGTTACTATTCCGGGGGCTGATCGGGGCGATGAAATTGGTAAAATGGCGCAGGCTTTGGTCTTGTTTCGCTCCTCCATGCAACAGGCCGACCAACTGACCGCCGAACAGGCGGTGGCCCGGGCCGGTGAAGAAGCACGCCGCGCTAAGCTGGATGGGCTGACCGATAACTTCCTTCGTAGCATTGACCGGATTGTCCAAGGTCTAGGCACCGCTTCCAGCCAAGTTCGCAGTAATGCCCAAGCTTTGGCGGATACCGCGCGGCTTACCAATGCACAGGCTGCTGCCGTGGTGGTTGCGACCGACGAGGCTACCAACAATGTCCAAACTGTCGCGTCGGCTGCCGAGGAACTTTCGGCATCTATTATCGAAGTCGCCCGTCGGACCGAAACCGCATCGGGCGTTGTGCGCAAGGCCGTTGACGAAGCCGAAGAGACCAATAGCGTAATTAAAGAGCTTGCAACTGCGGCGGATCGAATTGGTGAAATCGTCGATCTTATTCAGAGTATTGCCGGACAAACTAATCTTCTGGCGCTGAATGCGACGATTGAAGCGGCGCGTGCTGGTGATGCCGGAAAGGGGTTTGCCGTCGTTGCCTCCGAAGTCAAAAGCCTTGCCAATCAAACCGCCAAGGCGACCGACGATATTCAGGCGCAAATCGCAATGGTTCAGGATGAAACCCGCCGGGCCGTGGCGGCGATCAACCGCATCGGTGCGACGATCCGCAGTATCGACGATATTACTGCGACGGTCGCGGCGGCGGTTGAACAGCAGGGGGCCGCGACGCGCGAAATCGCCCGCAATGTGACCGAAGCGGCGAGTGGGACTGAACAGGTCAGCCGCAATATCAATGGCGTTTCGCAGGCGGCCAGAGAAACCGGGCACGCGGCACAGGAAATGTTAAGTGCCTCCGGCAATCTTGCCGATCAAGCGGCGGCGCTTAAAACTCACGTTGATCATTACGTCGCCCAGGCGGCGGCGGCTTAA
- a CDS encoding YcgN family cysteine cluster protein, with amino-acid sequence MPSLSPRFWETKTLLQLSADEWEALCDGCGKCCLAKLEYEDESGEPSGMIEFTAIACRLLDPKTGRCCDYANRFAEVPECVKVTAESIESLYYMPPSCAYRRLAEGKPLPAWHPLLTGDPASVERAGHSVKGRVVSETSIADEQEYLHHIIEWPNAEE; translated from the coding sequence ATGCCCAGCCTGTCGCCCCGCTTTTGGGAAACCAAAACCCTGCTCCAGCTTTCCGCCGACGAGTGGGAAGCCCTCTGCGACGGCTGCGGCAAATGCTGCCTTGCCAAGCTGGAATATGAGGACGAGAGCGGCGAACCGTCCGGTATGATCGAGTTTACCGCCATCGCCTGCCGCTTGCTCGACCCCAAGACCGGGCGCTGCTGCGATTACGCCAACCGCTTCGCCGAGGTTCCCGAATGCGTGAAGGTGACGGCGGAGAGTATCGAGAGCCTTTATTACATGCCGCCGTCCTGCGCTTACCGGCGGTTGGCGGAGGGTAAGCCGCTGCCCGCCTGGCACCCGCTGCTGACCGGCGATCCCGCGTCGGTCGAACGGGCGGGCCATTCGGTGAAGGGCCGGGTCGTCAGCGAAACCAGCATCGCCGACGAGCAGGAGTATCTGCACCACATCATCGAATGGCCGAACGCCGAAGAGTAG